In one Mustela lutreola isolate mMusLut2 chromosome 8, mMusLut2.pri, whole genome shotgun sequence genomic region, the following are encoded:
- the LOC131839731 gene encoding olfactory receptor 6C76-like, with amino-acid sequence MKNQTSVKEFILLGLTNDPKLNILIFLFLFFTYILSLAGNLTIITLTLVDPHLKTPMYFFLRNFSFLEISFTTVCIPRFLVSIITGDMTISYNSCMAQEFFFILLGATEFFLLTAMSYDRYVAICKPLHYTTIMDSRVCNQLVISSWLAGFLIIFPPVIMGLQLDFCDSNIIDHFTCDSSPILSISCTDTTFLELMAFFLAVFTLMVTLILVVLSYVFILKTILRIPSAEQRRKAFSTCSSHMIVVSISYGSCIFMYVKTSAKEGVGLTKGIAVLNTSVAPMLNPFIYSLRNQQVKQSFKNLTNKCFSNKLSS; translated from the coding sequence atgaaaaatcaaacatCTGTGAAAGAGTTCATTCTTCTGGGATTAACAAATGACCCAAaactaaatattttgatttttctatttctgtttttcacatATATACTGAGTTTAGCTGGAAACCTGACAATTATAACCCTCACTCTGGTAGATCCTCACCTTAAAACtcccatgtatttcttccttaggAATTTCTCTTTTCTAGAAATCTCATTCACAACAGTTTGTATTCCTAGATTTCTGGTCAGCATTATAACGGGAGATATGACCATTTCCTATAATTCTTGCATGGCACAGGAGTTTTTCTTCATACTCCTTGGCGcaacagaattttttcttttgactgcTATGTCTTATGATCGGTACGTAGCTATCTGCAAGCCACTGCATTACACAACAATAATGGACAGCAGAGTCTGCAACCAGCTTGTAATTAGCTCTTGGCTAGCTGGATTTCTCATTATCTTTCCACCTGTGATCATGGGACTTCAACTGGATTTCTGCGACTCCAACATCATTGACCACTTCACTTGTGACTCTTCTCCTATATTGTCGATCTCCTGCACAGACACAACATTCCTAGAGCTCATGGCATTCTTTCTGGCAGTATTCACACTCATGGTAACCTTAATATTAGTGGTTCTTTCCTATGTATTCATCCTTAAAACGATTCTGAGAATCCCTTCTGCTGAACAGAGGAGAAAGGCCTTTTCCACTTGTTCCTCACACATGATTGTTGTCTCTATTTCTTATGGAAGTTGCATTTTCATGTATGTCAAAACGTCAGCAAAAGAAGGAGTGGGTTTGACCAAGGGTATAGCTGTGCTCAATACCTCTGTTGCCCCAATGCTAAATCCTTTTATTTACTCCTTAAGGAACCAGCAGGTAAAGCAGTCTTTTAAGAACTTAACCAACAAATGCTTCTCAAATAAACTGTCATCATAG